One genomic window of Nicotiana sylvestris chromosome 10, ASM39365v2, whole genome shotgun sequence includes the following:
- the LOC138879326 gene encoding uncharacterized protein, translated as MCIVSDSHDAIWKATSIVYPEVPHCACMFHLWNNIKTNFRKSQKQIKEVYFALARAYTVEEFNRHMAELEAIDSRVKTYLMDIGYDKWSRAHSKANRTMTMTSNIAKSVNAANKHARDLPVVNFLDFMTILIQKWNYTNQKDAVESFMKIGAKYEKILADNTILSQMMTVLPSTEFLHLVIDGQTRNVVCLHERNCTCGRFQLDDIPCPHAMTVIQKFHMDSYKYCSDYYSIDYLLKTYEIPVNPLPDETTWQIPEHVSSQVVLPPKGKIKLGRPKKKRGIGGWEGNTVTCALCGRKGHNRRTCRNIPKRD; from the exons ATGTGCATTGTATCAGACAGTCATGATGCTATATGGAAAGCAACTTCAATTGTCTATCCAGAAGTCCCTCATTGTGCATGTATGTTCCATTTGTGGAACAACATAAAGACAAACTTCAGGAAGAGCCAAAAACAAATCAAAGAAGTATATTTTGCTTTAGCAAGAGCATACACTGTTGAAGAATTCAACAGGCATATGGCAGAGTTAGAAGCTATTGATAGTAGAGTGAAAACATACCTGATGGATATTGGATATGATAAATGGTCCCGGGCGCATTCCAAGGCAAATAGAACCATGACCATGACATCGAATATTGCGAAATCAGTAAATGCAGCAAACAAGCACGCAAGAGACCTCCCAGTTGTAAATTTTCTTGACTTTATGACAATATTGATTCAAAAATGGAATTACACCAATCAGAAGGATGCAGTGGAATCATTTATGAAGATTGGTGCAAAGTATGAAAAAATATTGGCAGATAATACTATCTTATCACAGATGATGACG GTATTGCCATCAACTGAATTCTTACATTTAGTAATTGATGGCCAAACAAGAAATGTGGTGTGCCTACATGAAAGAAACTGCACTTGTGGGAGGTTTCAGCTAGACGATATTCCATGTCCACATGCAATGACAGTTATACAAAAATTCCATATGGATTCATACAAGTATTGCTCGGATTATTACAGCATAGACTACTTGCTGAAAACATATGAGATACCAGTAAATCCATTGCCTGATGAAACAACGTGGCAAATTCCAGAACATGTCTCTTCGCAGGTGGTACTGCCACCAAAAGGAAAAATCAAACTAGGAAGACCTAAAAAGAAGAGAGGCATAGGAGGCTGGGAAGGAAATACAGTTACATGTGCACTATGCGGGAGAAAAGGACACAACCGGAGAACATGCCGAAATATTCCAAAGAGAGATTGA
- the LOC138879327 gene encoding uncharacterized protein — translation MENIPILLQRSGEWDDNNNFINFHVDAILIKTYWKFEQLLREIAKQLQKDNKTIVIQYAIAQGYLPITICSDMSVSVYMELKKSSAGMTTLPLCVSFAKNTIAASTSSFDVAPISPEIAQFESTNMITTFDVQEGDDAILELDDANIVTDQFHQNVEKGQIYEDKNLLAFVMKQYAQNMILIQYISIPTEYTMYILECVDERCTWRLKASSLRASNLFKVTDFNSVHSYLTDKRFCSQKQAVSAFVAAVEQDKLVDPKTIYTPTNIQRDIQKAYGMDLSYMQAWRSKEKAIQLLRRSPSESYKKMPTYLYMLEYAYLGSVTRLHIEGDGSFLYAFITIYASIRGWVYCRPTVVVDGSFLKSTYRGTILTASTQDAEGQILPVAYAIVDSENDASWE, via the exons ATGGAAAATATTCCAATTCTGCTGCAACGTAGTGGAGAATGGGATGAtaacaataatttcataaattttcatGTTGATGCAATTCTAATAAAGACCTATTGGAAATTTGAACAACTTCTCAGAGAAATTGCAAAGCAACTGCAAAAGGACAATAAAACAATAGTTATTCAGTATGCTATTGCTCAAGGATATCTACCAATTACAATTTGCAGCGATATGAGTGTTAGTGTTTATATGGAATTGAAAAAATCAAGTGCAGGGATGACAACACTTCCCCTGTGTGTATCGTTTGCTAAAAATACTATAGCTGCAAGCACCTCCAGTTTCGATGTTGCTCCAATTTCACCAGAAATTGCACAATTTGAAAGCACTAATATGATTACTACGTTTGATGTGCAAGAAGGAGATGACGCCATTTTAGAACTTGATGATGCAAACATCGTAACTGATCAATTTCatcaaaatgttgaaaaaggacaaaTATACGAAGACAAGAACCTACTGGCTTTCGTTATGAAACAATATGCT CAAAATATGATACTGATACAGTATAtaagtataccaacagagtataccAT GTATATCCTTGAATGCGTGGATGAAAGATGCACTTGGAGACTTAAAGCATCAAGCCTGCGAGCATCAAATCTTTTCAAAGTGACAGATTTCAATTCTGTCCACAGTTATTTAACTGATAAGAGATTTTGTTCACAAAAGCAAGCTGTCTCAGCTTTTGTTGCAGCTGTGGAACAAGATAAACTTGTTGACCCGAAAACCATATATACACCAACAAATATCCAGAGAGACATCCAAAAAGCATATGGTATGGACTtaagctacatgcaagcatggagaTCAAAAGAAAAAGCAATACAATTATTGAGACGATCACCAAGTGAGTCATACAAGAAAATGCCAACATATCTTTATATGTTAGAGTACGCTTACCTAGGATCAGTGACACGACTACACATTGAAGGAGATGGGAGCTTCTTGTATGCATTCATAACTATATATGCATCGATTAGAGGATGGGTCTATTGTAGGCCAACAGTTGTAGTTGATGGAAGTTTTTTAAAGTCAACATATAGAGGGACCATACTCACGGCTTCCACGCAAGACGCAGAGG GACAAATTCTACCCGTCGCATATGCAATTGTTGATTCGGAAAATGATGCATCGTGGGAATGA
- the LOC104245739 gene encoding uncharacterized protein, producing the protein MSLSSFLGLISYHSLLRWCHIDNGTPKPSYKWCRVLLKVSGEARARGHAQNVDPNVRRGKFLGDDNILENLSARPPFMEILSAEFSERVDVPPFMARIQVVKKGRDPTSSEIYLHAHTHGNYGKSFVGEKF; encoded by the exons GCCTTATTAGTTATCACTCATTGCTTCGCtggtgtcacatagataatggaACACCTAAACCATCATATAAATGGTGTAGGGTTTTGCTCAAAGTTAGTGGCGAAGCTCGTGCAAGAGGTCATGCACAAAACGTTGACCCCAATGTAAGAAGAGGAAAGTTTCTAGGAGATGATAACATTTTAGAAAATTTATCTGCACGCCCACCATTTATGGAAATACTGTCAGCAGAATTCTCTGAAAGAGTCGACGTTCCACCATTTATGGCAAGGATTCAG GTTGTTAAAAAGGGTCGAGATCCAACATCAAGTGAGATATATTTGCACGCCCATACACATGGTAATTATGGAAAATCTTTTGTTGGTGAGAAATTTTGA